CACAGCCGGGGGCGGCTGTGCCACACACGTGTTGCAGCGCGCGCAGTCGTTCCTGTAATGCGCGAGACTCTTCAGGGCATCGAAGAACAGGAGCCGCCGACCCTCCGAGGGCGGGCAAGCCTCGGCCCCGCTGGGGCTCGCCGCCCGGGTGGTACCGCAGGAGGCGCTGGAATCCGAGCAGCATGACGCCTTGGGCCGCGAGCGCTACCAGCGGCCTGCCGGGCGGGGCTACCGCAACGGTTACCGCCCGGGCTACGTGGAAGGCGCGGGCCGCCGGACGCTGCGGGCGCTGGAGGAGCCCTTCCAGCAGGCACTCGAAGCCGACATGTCGAATGCCCCTATATCTCGCATTGGCGGGTAGATCGTCAGCATAGGAGATAAGGACAATGACATCGCGTCCTGACCGAGCCAAGTTCGGCGCGGCTGGGGTCGCCAACCTCCAGGGCAAGCTGCCCAACCCGTTCCCTCGGGAGATGGGGCCGAACACCCTGAAGTACCTGCAGGAGGTGGTCACCAGCGGTCTCACCGCAGACATGGTCACCCGCTTTGAGAAGGCGTTTGCCGAGGCTCACGGCGTTCGACACTGTGTCGCGACCCCCGGTTGCACCCCGGCCCTGGCGGTGCTGGCAGCGGCGCTGCCCTTCGCGCCGGGCGACGAGATCATCGTCAGCCCGATTACCGACTACGGCACGCTGTGCGGACTGCTGAGCGAGAATTGCATCCCGGTCTTCGCCGACACCGAGCCCGGCACGGTCAACCTGAGCGCGCGGACCGTGGAGCCGTGCATCAGCGACCGCACGCGAGCGATCCTGGTTGTGCACAAGACCGGGCTCATCTGCGATATGGACCCGATCAATGAGCTCGCCGCCCGGCACGGCCTGTTCGTTTATGAGGATGCCTGCCAAGCCGTCTTCAGCCGCTACAAAGGGCGGTTGGCGGGCACGCTGTCGCAGGCGGCGTGCTTCTCGTTCGACAGCGAGAAGACGATGGGTTCCGACATGGGCGGCTGCATCCTTACCAACGATGACGAATTTGCGGAGCGACTGCGCCTGATGGGCCACAGCCGGGGCGCGGCGGAGATCCCGGGGTTCGGCCGCGCCCACGTCGAGCACGGCTATGCCTATCGCATGCCGCTGTGCACGGCCGCGGTGACACTGGCTCAACTGGAGATCATCCACTCGCAGGTTGCGCGCCGCGACGCGATGGCGCGCCTGCTCACCCAGATGCTGGCGCAGATCCCGGGGGTGACTCCGCTGCCGATTCCGGATTACGTTGACGTCTATTCGTGCTGGATGTACGGCTTCAGCCTTGATCGCGAGGCGTTTGGCTGCGGCGCAGACGAGTTCGCCGCGCAGGTCGCGAGGAAAGGCATCCCGGGCGCGGGGACGGGCCGGTACTACCTGATGCCGGAGGCGCTCTACTTCCTGCAGGAGCAGGCACAGACCCAGACCTATCCATTCTCGCTGCCGCCCGCGTCGCGCGCGTATCACTATGGCCCGGATACGTGCCCCACCGCGCACGCGTTCCTTGATCGCTTCATCCGCTGGAGCACCTTTTGCGACAAGTACACTCCCGAACACTGCGAGATAGCCGCCGAGATCATCCGCCGGGTGGCGGAGCGCAACCGAAAGGAGACGAACGACTAGCATGAGAATCGGCGTCGTAGACCTGGATACGTCGCATCCTGGGAGCTGGCTGCCCATCATCCGCGAGCTGGGCCACGAGGTGGTCGCGGTATGGGACGGCGGTACCGTCTTTCGCCCCGGCTACGCGGAGCGGTTCGCCGCCGAGCACGGCATTGCGGTAGCCGCGCAGACGCTGGCGGAAGTGGCGGAGCTGGCCGACGCCGCCATCATCCATTCCTGCGACTGGGACCTGCACTTGGCGCGGATGGAACCGTTGGTGGAGGCCGGCAAGCCGATCCTGATAGACAAGCCGCTGGCCGGCAACGTGCGCGACTTGCGGCGCATCGTCGAGCTGGCGGCGTCGGGACACCGCATATGCGGCGGCTCGTCGCTGCGGTTCAACTTCGATGTCGCAAGGTTGTTGGCTCAGCCGCTCGATGAGCGCGGATGCCCGCAGACCGTGTTCGCCGGCTGCGGGATCGATGATTTCAACTACGGGATTCACGCCTATGCCCTCTTGTGGAGTATCATGGGGAGCGGAGCGGAGGCGGTTCGACACCTGGGCGTAAACGGCCAGCACAAGATAGAGGTTGCGTGGCCTGAGGGGCGCCGAGGGTACCTCTGCGTCGGCGAGACCTCCGGCTGGCTCCCGTTCTACGCCACCATCGTCACCGAGCGCTGCGTCCACCAGATCACGGCCGATTCGACGACCCTGTATCGCGCACTGCTGGAGAAGTGCCTGCCTTACATGGCGGGGGAAACCGACGAGCCTCCGCTATCCCCTGCAGCTCTGATTGAGCCCGAGCTGGCGGCGATCGCGGCGCAGGAAAGCAAGCGCAGGCGGGGCCGGGCGGTGCGCCTGGAGGATCTCGCCGAGGACGGCTTCGCCTATGACGGAGCGGCCTTCGCCGCCGGGTACCGCAAGCTCCGCGGCGACTACTAGCAACACGCACGGTGCGGGCGGTTCGTTGTCCCCGTGGCGAGCCTCGTCGCCAGCGCGCAGGAGCGGGCCCGAAGGGGTATGCCAGTTGTCAATCTCTGCACCGAAGCCAGCCATTGCCGGGTGGAAGCACGCCAAGTCCTGGGCTTACTCGATAACCTACGACGAGGCGCTGGCGGATCTGGACCAGTTCGTGCTCCGGGTTCACCATGAACTGGGGTTGCCCGGGCACGTCGAGGTTGTGGCGTCACAAATCGGCCAGGTGCGGGATGTGGGCGGGAGCTCGTACGACGGCTATCGGCACATGGCGGCCGACGAACTGCGAAATATCGCCGCCGCTGGCTGGGGCATCGGCTGCCACTCCTGGAGCCACCAGCGGGTCATGGACGATCCGGACCTGGAACTGCGCGTGGCCCGCGAAACCATCGAACAAGCTGTCGGCGTCCCGGTGACCGTTTTTACCGCCCCTGGCAGCAATGACAATCTTACGCCCGAGGTCGTGGAGAGGCTTAGCGGGAGCGGCTATCTGGCGGGAATGAGCATCACCGACGACATCAACCGTGTTGACGGCGATGCGCTGCCGTGGGTCAACCGGGTGCCGCTGCACGAGCGCTACTGGGGCGTATTCGACAGCGCGTTCGACCCCTGGAAGCGCCTGCGGCAGGCGCAAGTAGAACACGGTTGGATCGTGGACTACTGCCACTGCCCGCTCGAAACCGCCGCCCACGACTACAAGGACTGCACCGCCGCCCACCACCGCGAGCGGCTGGAGGCGGTGGTGTCCGAAGGCGGCGCCGAGTGCTGGTACGCAAACCCGGACGACGTGATTGACTACCTGCACTTGAAGCGCCACACTCGGATAGAGCCGTGCGGGAGCGGCTTCAGGGTAAGCATCGAGGCGCTGCCCGAGCGCGTGCAGAGGCGGGAGCTTACGTTCGAGATTTCCGGCGTCCTGGCACCCGAGGCACTATCGGTACAGGTTGACGGTGCAGCCGTTACCCTTTTCGGCCCCCGCGCGGGATGCGCGGCGTTCACGGCCGGGGTACGCGACGGGACCATTATTGCAGTCGCTGACGGAAGGCTAAGGGGTTGACAAAGTGAGCCGCAAAGCCGTTCTCGCAACAACGTCAATTCTGCTGGACTCGGAGTCGGTCCACCCCGGGGTGACCATACACCGGGCCTTCGAGGCGCTGCGGGCAGCGGCCGCCTGGAAGCCGGACCTGGTCGTTTTCCCGGAGGAGCTCGACTATGTCGCTCTCGGCGCCGAAGATTGCGCCAAGTGCGGCGAGAGCATCCCGGGCAGCTTGGTGGTAGAGCGGTTCGCTGGGGCCGCGCGTGAGGCCGAGACCAATCTGGTAATCGGTCTGCGGGAGCGCGAGGATGATCACGTATATAACGCGGGCGTGGTCGTCAGCCGCCAAGGCGAACTCGTCGGCAAGTATCGTAAGACCCATCTCGCCCCTGGTGAAGACGCGGAGGTGGAGGCGGGCGACGACTACCCGGTCTTCGAGTTGGATTTCGGCAAGCTGGGGGTCATGATCTGTATGGACCTGCATTATCCGGAGCCCTGGCGCATCTTGGCGCTCCGCGGAGCGGACGTGATCGCCCACCCCACGATGTGGCTGGATTACACGGGAGACCTCTGCGAATCCGTGGTAAATGCTCGCGCCATAGACAACCAGGTCTACGTCGTGACCAGCCACTACGTGAACATGCCCTATCTTGCCGGAAAGTCCATGGGCCACTCGCGCGTGGTGGACCCCTATGGCCGAACCCGAGCGTCCACCAGCCATCGCCCGGGAGTCGCGGTGGCGGAGGTGGATCTGGACGAGGTGTATGAGTACTGGGGCACGGGGGACCTCAAGCGGCGCTACCCAACCCTCAAGGATTGCTTCCTGGGCGACCGCAGACCCGAGACCTACGGAGCCATCACGTGTCAAGACAATCTGAACCAGTGGAAGCTCGCGAATCCCAAACTTCACTCCCAAGGCTGACAGCCCTCGGTGCCCGGCCATCATTCAAGCCGACATCGCGGCGCCGGCGGGATTGCGGCGACACGGGGACATCTCGCGACTCATCTGCGCCGAGGAGCCCTGGGGGAGGGCGACCTGCGCCCTGGCTTCTTTGCGTCTGGGTTCTGCTGCTGACCGCGGGGCGCGTTTTCGCCATGCCCGCCGACTGGCCCACGCTACGCCATGACAACCACCTGACCGCGCGTCAGCCGGTTGCGGGCAACCTGCGTGCCGCGCCCATCGCGCTTACGCGCACACCCGTTGCGCTCGGCAGCGCCACCTTAATTCCTTTCGCCTCCAAGCCCGGGGGCGCGGTGGACCGCGCGTTGGCTGGCGTTGACCGCGGGCTGCAATGCTACGACCTCTCTGGCATGCTCCTATGGGCCAGCCACCCGCCGGGAATCAACTTCCAGCAGGTCGTCACCGTCGAGGATGTTGACGGCGACGGCCGGGTCGAAATCGTCGCCGCCGTCGGGCGCCCGGAGCCGCCGCTGGGGGCGATGCTCTTGCTCGACGCCGCCAGCGGACGCCTCCTGTGGCGTTACGACGTCGAGCCCATGTCCTATCACTGGTACCCCTTTGTTGGCCATTACCTGCCGCAGCGCGCCGGCAAGCAGATGCTGGTCCTCGAGCAAGGCTACCCGCCGGATAAACGCAACGGCTACATCGCTCTGTTTTACTTTCCGGCTCCCGGCCATCCGCCCGTCGCCCGCTGGAAATACTACTTCCACCAATATACCTGCATGCCGGCTTTGCGCACGGCGGACCTGGAAGCGGACGGCGTCAACGAGATCTGCGTCATCTCCCACAGCCGCATGTGGGTCCTGAACCCGCTCACCGGCGCCGTCAAGCAATTCATCAGGTGGGACGTCGCGCCCGCCAACATCCGCAGCTACGGTCTGAACGAGTTCCGCGACCTCAACGGCGACGGTCTGCCTGACTTCCTGTGCATCGCCGACTTCGCTCAACACCACGAGGTGCTGCTGAATCACCACGGCAAGCTCAAGCTCGCCTGGGCCCAGGGCTGGGACAACTCGGTCACGGTCTCCAACGTCGCCACCAACTGGCCCACGCCGCCGGTGGCCGATGTGGACGGCGACGGCCGGCTGGAGGTCGTGGTGTCCATGTTCAACGACGAGGGCGATCCTGACTGGGCGATCCGCGTCTACGACGCCGCAACCGGCGCTCTCAAGGCGCGCATCTCGGGGCGCATTGCGGCGCGGCTGGCCGATGTGGACGGCGACGGCCGCGCGGAGATTCTGGCGGACGACTGCCACGACCCCACGCGGGCCGTCATCAGCGGCGCGGCGATGATTCGCATTGTTGACGGCAAGGCGGTGGAGTACCGGCACATTGATGGGGTGCGCGCCAGCGCGAAGCTCGCGTCAGCCAATGGGCGCGAAGTGTTCCTGGTGACCTCGCGCGACCAGACCCTGCGGATCGAAGGCGCGCTCCCGCCGCAGCCATTCACGCAACCACCCGCGCCATCCGGCCCGGACTTGTCGCGGATCAAGGCCCCGGCCGGCCAGTTGCCTCCCGCGCCGCTGGTGGCCGACCTCGATCGCGACCGGACGCCGGAGATCATCCAGACCTACGCAGGCACGACCACCGCCTATCATTGGACGCGCGCCGGCGGGCTCAAGGTGGTGCGCGAGTTCTCGCCCAGCGATAACGCGGTCGTGGCTGACGTTGACGGCGACGGAAAGCTCGAGATCATCATCGGCAGCGCCGACGCCTCCCGCGTGCCGGTAGTGCGAGCGTATCGGCTCGACGGCACGCTGGTATGGGAGTCGCGGATTCCGCCGACCACCCGCCACAGCCTGCCCTACGGCCGCAAGGTGTATATGCAAGCGGGGCGGTTCACGGGGAGGAAAGGCGCCGACGTCTACTGCTTGTTCGGCACGCCGGTAGTCCGCAGCCTACTGCTGGAGGGCGCGACCGGAAAGGTAGGGTGGGAAAAGGACGAGTTCCCAGGCCTCGAACGCTATTGGGGCCCGACCGTGAATCAGGCCGCGGCCTATGACGCCAACGGCGACGGCGCGGACGACCTGGTCTTCACCAATCCGGATTACTACTGCGTCGCCGATGGTCGCACCGGCAACATGATCCGAGGGCCGTTGTTTCCGCCGGACATCTTCCACCAGCCCAGCCAGGGCCTGTACACCTTGCCGGCGATTCTCGACCAGCCGGGAGAGCCGCTGGTGGTGCTGTGCGCCGGCCACTACTTCCAGGCGGGGATGAGCCTGCGCGCGCAGCCGTACTGGTACAAACTGCCTGAGGTGGGGGAGGGCATCACCGCCGCCGAAGGATTTGCGCGCCTATCGGAGGACAAGTGGTTGATGGGTTTCGGCCGGCAGGACGGCGACTTCGAATGCCTCGATGCGCGGACCGGGCGCGAGCGCTGGCGGTTGCCGATTCGCGCCTCCGCTGGTCCCGTCTCCACCTGTGACATCAACGGCGATGGCCACGATGAGTTTGTCTTCGGCGACAGCCACGGCTACCTGTGGGCGGTCGGCGATCACAACGGCAGGCCGGTCGTGGTGTGGAAAACGGGTGTCGGCGCCAGCGTCGGCCAGCCCGTCGTCGCCGACCTTGACGGCGACGGCCGGCTCGAGATCATCGCCCCCGCCGGCGACGGCGCGCTGACGGTGCTGGGCACGCGCGGGTGAGAGGGACTTCCGCATGAAATCGGATGACGGACAGCACCGTGCCATTCTGGAAAGTATCGCCCGGAGGGCAATGCTCGAGCGAGGATTGCTCCCCGACTTCTCCGCCGAGGTGCTTGCCGAACTGGGCGGGATTGAGACCCCCGCAGCAACCAACGGCGCGGACGCCCGTGATCTGAGGGACCTCCTCTGGGCTTCGATCGACAACGATGACTCCCGTGATCTGGACCAGCTCACCGTTGCCGAGGCAATGCCGGGCGGCAAAGTCAAGATTCTGGTTGCCGTGGCTGACGTGGACTCGCTGGTTGGGGATGGGTCCGCCATTGATGGACACGCTCGCCACAACACGACCTCGGTCTACACGGCTGCCCAGGTGTTCCCCATGCTTCCCGAGAAGCTGTCCACCGACCTCACCTCCCTGAGCTTCAATGAGGACCGCTCAGCGATGATCGTCGAGATGGTGATCGGCGCGGAGGGATCCCTTCAGGATTCCGATGTCTACCGGGCGCGGGTCCGCAATCATGCGAAGCTCGCCTACAACAGTGTGGCCGCATGGCTGGAGGGGAGCAGCCCGGTGCCCCAGGCGATCACCGCCGCCAGCGGACTCGATGAGAATCTGCGCATCCAGGACCGGGTGGCGCAGAGCCTGAAGAATCTCCGCACTGCCCACGGAGCGCTGACTCTTCAAACCATCGAGGCGAGACCGGCATTCGACGGCGACCAGATCCGTGATCTTGAGGTAGAAGAGAGAAACCGCGCCAAGGACATTATCGCGGATTTCATGATCGCGGCAAACGGTGTGACCGCCCGCTATCTCCCGTCAAAACAGCTGCCCTCGATCCGCCGCGTAGTGCGCACGCCAAAGCGATGGGATCGAATCGTCGAACTCGCCCGGGCGCATGGGACCAGGCTCCCCAATGCCCCGGATCCCAAAGCGCTGGAGCAGTTCCTGGTGAAGGAGCAAGCAGCCGACCCACTTCGATTCCCTGATCTATCACTCACCGTTATCAAGCTACTGGGACCTGGCGAGTACGTTGCTGAAGAGCCAGGCGACCGGGTTCCAGGGCACTTCGGTCTCGCGGTCAGGGACTACACCCATTCCACAGCTCCGAATCGCCGCTACACCGATCTGATCACGCAACGCTTGCTGAAGGCCGCCATAGATGCGAGGCCTTCGCCCTATGGCAAAGATGAACTGGAGGGTCTGGCTCAGCACTGCACGGAAGAAGAGGATGCCGCCAACAAGGTCGAACGGCAGGTCGGCAAGTCCGCGGCTGCGCTGCTGCTTGAATCGAGAATCGGGGAGCAGTTCGACACCCTGGTCACGGGTGCTTCCGCCAAAGGCACGTGGGTGCGGCTTCTCGAGATGCCGGTTGAAGGAAGGCTGGCGCATGGGTTCGAGGGAGTTGATGTCGGCGATCGGGTTCGCGTGCAGCTGATATCTGTGGACGTTGAGAGAGGGTACATAGATTTCCGCAAAGTCGGTGCATCAAGGCATTGATGGTTGATGTCAACGGCCGCGGCAAAGGCCGGCTGCGCAAGGGATGGGGAGGGCTATACGTGAGCGCATCGGAGGAAAAGGTCGCCTTGGTGACGGGCGCGAGCGGAGGCATCGGGCGCGCCATCGCATCAAGGCTTGCGAGGGATGGCGTTCTCGTCGTAGTCCATTACGGGCGCAACCAGAAAGCCGCCGCGGCTGCCGTTCGCGAGATCGAGAAGAATGGCGGGAGGGCGTTCCCGGTCCGGGCAGACTTCCGCAGCATGAAGGGCGTTGGGGCTCTCTTCGAAGCGATGGCCCAGCGCCTCCAGGATGCGCTGGGAGTTCGTGACTTCGACATTCTCATCAACAACGCCGGCATATCCTTGGGTGGCACCATCGAACAGACCAGCGAAGCCGAGTTCGCCCAACTGGTCGCTGTCAACATGAAAGCCCCGTTCTTCATCATCCAGCAGGCTCTCCCACGTTTGCGGGACGGAGGGAGGATCATCAACATCTCTTCCGGCACCTCCCGAATCGCCATGCCGGAAGAAGTCGCCTACGCCATGACCAAGCGGGCTCTGGATAGCCTGACGACCGGCCTCGCCAAGCAGCTTGCGCCGCGAGGAATCACCGTCAACACGGTGGCTCCCGGCATCACCGACACTGACTTCCAGGCGGACTGGCTGCGAGACCCCAAGGCGCGGAAGTTCGCTGCCTCGGTCGCCGCGCTGGGCCGTCTGGGCCTGCCTGAGGATATCGCCGACGCGGTAGCGTTCCTTGCCTCCTCCGATGCGCGCTGGATAACGGGAACATTCATTGATGTGACCGGGGGGTCGCTGCTTGGTCGAGGCGACTAGCGCATGATTGCGGTTATCACACTATAGACACCAACTGGCGGCGCGCCGTCCAGACGTGTCTCATTGCGACTTGATAAGGACACCGACCTCCAGCGGCAACCCACTGGCACAGGATACGGGATATGGCTGAGTTGCTCAAGCACTACGCATTAAGTCATGGCGGCGTTCGCCCGGTGCTCCATCCGCGGCTAGGGGTGCGGATCAACGGACAGACATGTGTACGGTACCTACGTTTCCTGCGACCGGTGCGAGTCGAGCGGCTGGAATTGGGGCTGGTGCCTGGCGGCGGTTCCGGGCGCATCGAGCCGAACGTGCCCACGCACCCGGCGCACATCATCATCTCGGTGCTCGCCGAAGACGGCAGACGGTGGCGCACCGTCAAGGAGGTGGACCTGCCGGCGAATGCGGTGATTGCGGGCGGGGGCCTATCTCAGGACATGTCTGCCGAGCACATGTCCACCCTCCTGGAGCAGGCCAGGAGGGAGGTGCTTCACGTCATTCCACTGGATAGGCTGCGCACCGATCATCTACGCGTCGAATGCGACCGCGAGCACCCGGTGTGGCCAAGCCACGGCGAGATGAACGGCGGACCGTTCAATGTGCCGTTCTGCATCCTGAGCCCGCTTCAGGCGTTCGGCGATAGGCGGTCCGACACCCAACGTTGGCCGCAGCCTCCGCCGCTGCTTGCCGTGGAGCGTTGCGGTCCGGAGGCTCCGGCGGGAATGACGGTCGAGGACCGGCCGGACATGCTGCTGTACGAGAGTGACCGGCTGTCAGTGGGGTTCTCGCTGCGCCGGCCGATGCTGATGCATCTCGGCTGGGATGCTTTCGGGCGCGGTCAAGCCGGCGATAATCGCTTGGCTCGGCGCATAATGGTGGACCTCGCGCA
This region of Armatimonadota bacterium genomic DNA includes:
- a CDS encoding Gfo/Idh/MocA family oxidoreductase; the protein is MRIGVVDLDTSHPGSWLPIIRELGHEVVAVWDGGTVFRPGYAERFAAEHGIAVAAQTLAEVAELADAAIIHSCDWDLHLARMEPLVEAGKPILIDKPLAGNVRDLRRIVELAASGHRICGGSSLRFNFDVARLLAQPLDERGCPQTVFAGCGIDDFNYGIHAYALLWSIMGSGAEAVRHLGVNGQHKIEVAWPEGRRGYLCVGETSGWLPFYATIVTERCVHQITADSTTLYRALLEKCLPYMAGETDEPPLSPAALIEPELAAIAAQESKRRRGRAVRLEDLAEDGFAYDGAAFAAGYRKLRGDY
- a CDS encoding SDR family oxidoreductase, whose product is MVDVNGRGKGRLRKGWGGLYVSASEEKVALVTGASGGIGRAIASRLARDGVLVVVHYGRNQKAAAAAVREIEKNGGRAFPVRADFRSMKGVGALFEAMAQRLQDALGVRDFDILINNAGISLGGTIEQTSEAEFAQLVAVNMKAPFFIIQQALPRLRDGGRIINISSGTSRIAMPEEVAYAMTKRALDSLTTGLAKQLAPRGITVNTVAPGITDTDFQADWLRDPKARKFAASVAALGRLGLPEDIADAVAFLASSDARWITGTFIDVTGGSLLGRGD
- a CDS encoding FG-GAP-like repeat-containing protein, with protein sequence MPADWPTLRHDNHLTARQPVAGNLRAAPIALTRTPVALGSATLIPFASKPGGAVDRALAGVDRGLQCYDLSGMLLWASHPPGINFQQVVTVEDVDGDGRVEIVAAVGRPEPPLGAMLLLDAASGRLLWRYDVEPMSYHWYPFVGHYLPQRAGKQMLVLEQGYPPDKRNGYIALFYFPAPGHPPVARWKYYFHQYTCMPALRTADLEADGVNEICVISHSRMWVLNPLTGAVKQFIRWDVAPANIRSYGLNEFRDLNGDGLPDFLCIADFAQHHEVLLNHHGKLKLAWAQGWDNSVTVSNVATNWPTPPVADVDGDGRLEVVVSMFNDEGDPDWAIRVYDAATGALKARISGRIAARLADVDGDGRAEILADDCHDPTRAVISGAAMIRIVDGKAVEYRHIDGVRASAKLASANGREVFLVTSRDQTLRIEGALPPQPFTQPPAPSGPDLSRIKAPAGQLPPAPLVADLDRDRTPEIIQTYAGTTTAYHWTRAGGLKVVREFSPSDNAVVADVDGDGKLEIIIGSADASRVPVVRAYRLDGTLVWESRIPPTTRHSLPYGRKVYMQAGRFTGRKGADVYCLFGTPVVRSLLLEGATGKVGWEKDEFPGLERYWGPTVNQAAAYDANGDGADDLVFTNPDYYCVADGRTGNMIRGPLFPPDIFHQPSQGLYTLPAILDQPGEPLVVLCAGHYFQAGMSLRAQPYWYKLPEVGEGITAAEGFARLSEDKWLMGFGRQDGDFECLDARTGRERWRLPIRASAGPVSTCDINGDGHDEFVFGDSHGYLWAVGDHNGRPVVVWKTGVGASVGQPVVADLDGDGRLEIIAPAGDGALTVLGTRG
- a CDS encoding carbon-nitrogen hydrolase family protein; amino-acid sequence: MTIHRAFEALRAAAAWKPDLVVFPEELDYVALGAEDCAKCGESIPGSLVVERFAGAAREAETNLVIGLREREDDHVYNAGVVVSRQGELVGKYRKTHLAPGEDAEVEAGDDYPVFELDFGKLGVMICMDLHYPEPWRILALRGADVIAHPTMWLDYTGDLCESVVNARAIDNQVYVVTSHYVNMPYLAGKSMGHSRVVDPYGRTRASTSHRPGVAVAEVDLDEVYEYWGTGDLKRRYPTLKDCFLGDRRPETYGAITCQDNLNQWKLANPKLHSQG
- a CDS encoding polysaccharide deacetylase family protein — translated: MSISAPKPAIAGWKHAKSWAYSITYDEALADLDQFVLRVHHELGLPGHVEVVASQIGQVRDVGGSSYDGYRHMAADELRNIAAAGWGIGCHSWSHQRVMDDPDLELRVARETIEQAVGVPVTVFTAPGSNDNLTPEVVERLSGSGYLAGMSITDDINRVDGDALPWVNRVPLHERYWGVFDSAFDPWKRLRQAQVEHGWIVDYCHCPLETAAHDYKDCTAAHHRERLEAVVSEGGAECWYANPDDVIDYLHLKRHTRIEPCGSGFRVSIEALPERVQRRELTFEISGVLAPEALSVQVDGAAVTLFGPRAGCAAFTAGVRDGTIIAVADGRLRG
- a CDS encoding RNB domain-containing ribonuclease, giving the protein MKSDDGQHRAILESIARRAMLERGLLPDFSAEVLAELGGIETPAATNGADARDLRDLLWASIDNDDSRDLDQLTVAEAMPGGKVKILVAVADVDSLVGDGSAIDGHARHNTTSVYTAAQVFPMLPEKLSTDLTSLSFNEDRSAMIVEMVIGAEGSLQDSDVYRARVRNHAKLAYNSVAAWLEGSSPVPQAITAASGLDENLRIQDRVAQSLKNLRTAHGALTLQTIEARPAFDGDQIRDLEVEERNRAKDIIADFMIAANGVTARYLPSKQLPSIRRVVRTPKRWDRIVELARAHGTRLPNAPDPKALEQFLVKEQAADPLRFPDLSLTVIKLLGPGEYVAEEPGDRVPGHFGLAVRDYTHSTAPNRRYTDLITQRLLKAAIDARPSPYGKDELEGLAQHCTEEEDAANKVERQVGKSAAALLLESRIGEQFDTLVTGASAKGTWVRLLEMPVEGRLAHGFEGVDVGDRVRVQLISVDVERGYIDFRKVGASRH
- a CDS encoding DegT/DnrJ/EryC1/StrS family aminotransferase, translated to MTSRPDRAKFGAAGVANLQGKLPNPFPREMGPNTLKYLQEVVTSGLTADMVTRFEKAFAEAHGVRHCVATPGCTPALAVLAAALPFAPGDEIIVSPITDYGTLCGLLSENCIPVFADTEPGTVNLSARTVEPCISDRTRAILVVHKTGLICDMDPINELAARHGLFVYEDACQAVFSRYKGRLAGTLSQAACFSFDSEKTMGSDMGGCILTNDDEFAERLRLMGHSRGAAEIPGFGRAHVEHGYAYRMPLCTAAVTLAQLEIIHSQVARRDAMARLLTQMLAQIPGVTPLPIPDYVDVYSCWMYGFSLDREAFGCGADEFAAQVARKGIPGAGTGRYYLMPEALYFLQEQAQTQTYPFSLPPASRAYHYGPDTCPTAHAFLDRFIRWSTFCDKYTPEHCEIAAEIIRRVAERNRKETND